Part of the Caulifigura coniformis genome, GGTCCGTGGGATTCTTTGGCCCGGCAGGCCTCGACCCGTCGAGGCCTCGGTCGCCCGGGGAAAGGGAGGAAGAAGGACAGATGCCCCCCTGGCTCTGTGCATCTTGATCGGTTGCCAGATTCTCGCGTGCCCGTGGGGGCCCGTTGTCCCATCTCCGGAGCGCCCGGGCGCGGCGAACTGCGGATTGAACCGGGACCGCAGAAAAGAAAAAGGGCCATCGTTGAATCGATGGCCCATCGAACGATTAGCGGCTTACGCTCCGCGGCTCCACGCGGCGATCATCTTGTCGATTGCCGCCTCCAGGCGCTGCGGGCTGTCGTAGGTGCCAGCCTCGATCGCCGATTTGATCTCCGCGAGTCGGGCTGCACGCACCTGGGGATCGATCTGTGCCGCGCTCAGGGAACGGGCGGCGTCCGAAATCTGCACTTCGTCTCGAGGAACCTGCACGCCAGGCGCGGGAGCCGCGTTGACCGCGGCCGGTTTCGCGAGGTGCACGGGGCGAACGGCGCCTGCGCCGCCCACTGTTCCAGCTCCCGTCACATCCATGTCGACGTCCTTTGAAGCAGAAGTCACATCCCCGGCCGAATCTGCCGGAGTTGTGGGAGCCGGATCATACCGCAGGTGGCGATTTGACGACAACGGCCTTTTGCTTTCTGGACGCAAGTGGTTGTTGCTGTGGGAGTTGTCGAAGGAGTTCGAGCCGGTTGAGAAGCGGATCATGGTTGCTTTCCGCAACCGTCCTGGCTGTTCAGTGCATCGGAGCGGAGTTGCCGAACAACCGGCTTCTCCGCTGCGCGAGGTGGCATCGTGCCGTAGGATTGATGGTGTGGAGGAGCGAGCACGTCCATGGACAGGCAAGGTCGCCTGTCCCCGCCATGCGTGCGGGAGGAGGTGTTCCGCTCTGTAAAAAGTATCGGCTCAGGCCCCAAGCAGAATTCAGTCCAATTGGTTCACGCCCGGAACAGTTTGCCCCGATTGCCGAACTGCTGCCCATGCTACGCGCGTCAGTTCGTGCGTTCCGGGACCGGGTTTGGCCACGGCGGCCGGAAGCCGGGTCTTGGCGTCCAGCCCGCGCTCTGCCCAGGTCGATAGCGCGAGAGGAATCGTCACGGAACGGCGGGACGGGAGAACGGATCAGTCATGTCGCTCACTGAGCTGGAACAACTGCAGGCTGAGAACGCCACGCTGCGGGCTCAGTTGGACGACCTGCAGCAGAGGCTCGTGCAGGCCCAGAAACTCGGGGCCGTCGGATCGCTGGCGTCGTCGATCACCCACGAGTTCAACAATATCCTGACGACGATCATCAACTACGCCCGGATGGGGGTCCGCCACAAGCAGGCCACGATTCGCGACAAGGCGTTCGATCGCATCCTTTCGTCCGGCCAGCGGGCCGCGAAGATCACCACCGGCCTCTTGTCGTACGTTCGTAACCGCAGCGACCGCAAAGACATCCTGAGCCTCAAGCAGCTCGTCCAGGATATCCTGCTGCTCGTCGAGAAGGACCTGCAGGTCCACCGCATCCGGGTGGAAACGCGGTTTGTCGGTGAGCCGTTTGCCTCCGTCAGCGCGGGTCAATTGCAGCAGGTGCTGCTCAACCTGATCGTCAATGGCCGGCAGGCGATGGAGCCGGGCGGAACGCTGTACGTGTCGGTCGGGCCGGGGAGCGATCCGGAGATCGCCGAGATCGCGATTCGTGACACAGGCTGCGGCATCCCCACCGACAAGCTGCAGAAGATCTTTGATCCCTACTACACGACCAAATCGGTCGATGCCCAGGGGCAGGGCGGAACGGGCATCGGCCTGGCGCTCTGTAAGGACGTGATCGACGCCCACGGCGGGCGGATCCGGGTGGAAAGCGTTGTCGGCCGGGGAACCATGTTCACCCTGAAACTCCCGATGGCGCCGGCCCCGGTTCTCTCTGTGCGACCGGAAGTCGCCCAGAAGGTGGGGTAAGATCGCGGGTTCACGCACCCCGCATGATCCCCTGTCACGCAAACAAAGAAACCGCCGATGGCGCCTGGGCGCCGTCGGCGGTTTCTATTGTCCCTCTGCCATCCGCGCGCGAGATCCGCCCCGATCAATCCTTCGGAACCTCGGCCGCAGCGATGTCTTTCACGGTGAGGTCGCCCATGATCGCCCGGTACACGCCATTCGGCTTCTTGTACCAGAACACGACGGCGTCCTTGTCGGCGGTCGTCTTCCCCTTGCCGCGGTAGCGATAGTCGGCCTTGTCCATGGCGAAGAGGAACGGGGTGACGGCTCCGAGATTCGCCATCGTCGCGTTCAGTTCTCCCTGGGTGTTGTCGTCAACCGCTCCCTTTTTGAGCGCACCCTTGAAGACATCGTTGAACAACAGGGTCACCCACTCACCCCAGTCCGTAATGCTGGCTGGAAAGGCTCCGCCCGATTTCTCGGTGAAGCTGCGGAGGGCGGCGATGAGGCTCTCCTCACCACCGGCCACCTTCGGGGTCGTTGCGGGCTGCC contains:
- a CDS encoding flagellar biosynthesis anti-sigma factor FlgM produces the protein MTSASKDVDMDVTGAGTVGGAGAVRPVHLAKPAAVNAAPAPGVQVPRDEVQISDAARSLSAAQIDPQVRAARLAEIKSAIEAGTYDSPQRLEAAIDKMIAAWSRGA
- a CDS encoding sensor histidine kinase — encoded protein: MSLTELEQLQAENATLRAQLDDLQQRLVQAQKLGAVGSLASSITHEFNNILTTIINYARMGVRHKQATIRDKAFDRILSSGQRAAKITTGLLSYVRNRSDRKDILSLKQLVQDILLLVEKDLQVHRIRVETRFVGEPFASVSAGQLQQVLLNLIVNGRQAMEPGGTLYVSVGPGSDPEIAEIAIRDTGCGIPTDKLQKIFDPYYTTKSVDAQGQGGTGIGLALCKDVIDAHGGRIRVESVVGRGTMFTLKLPMAPAPVLSVRPEVAQKVG